Proteins from one Pseudomonas sp. KBS0710 genomic window:
- a CDS encoding helix-turn-helix domain-containing protein, translating into MIAHTALAALAGDYGHGDIVASHRHEEGQLVYAINGVMLVSVVGTTWVVPSGHALWVPAGAEHQIRMTGEVRMRTLLISPGAHRALTEECHALKVSPLLRELIIAAADEHDTEPALSRHVQIVELIFSELDIAQRVLAHVPIPDEPRLKSLCAEFIDNPSQESKLESWAVQLNMSSRTLARLFQKELGMSYGEWRKRTRLLLSMQRLACGVSILEVALEHGYQSPSAFTAMFKRTMGYTPSTCRLV; encoded by the coding sequence ATGATCGCGCACACCGCATTGGCGGCGCTGGCTGGTGACTATGGTCATGGCGACATAGTGGCTTCGCATCGGCATGAAGAAGGTCAACTGGTTTATGCCATTAACGGTGTGATGCTGGTATCTGTGGTCGGGACCACTTGGGTGGTGCCTTCCGGGCATGCGCTCTGGGTCCCTGCGGGGGCGGAGCACCAGATCCGCATGACCGGCGAGGTGCGCATGCGCACCCTGTTGATCTCGCCGGGCGCACACCGGGCGTTGACGGAGGAATGCCACGCTCTCAAGGTTTCGCCGTTGCTGCGGGAGTTGATCATCGCCGCGGCCGATGAACATGACACTGAACCCGCTCTGTCGCGCCATGTGCAGATTGTCGAGCTGATTTTCTCGGAGCTCGACATTGCGCAGAGGGTGCTGGCGCATGTGCCGATCCCTGATGAGCCAAGGCTCAAGTCGCTGTGTGCCGAGTTTATCGACAACCCTTCACAGGAGTCGAAACTGGAGAGTTGGGCGGTGCAGCTCAATATGAGTTCGCGCACCCTGGCGCGGCTGTTCCAGAAAGAGTTGGGCATGAGTTACGGGGAGTGGCGCAAGCGCACCCGATTGCTACTCAGCATGCAAAGGCTGGCCTGCGGCGTTTCGATCCTGGAGGTGGCATTGGAGCACGGTTACCAGAGCCCGAGCGCGTTTACTGCAATGTTCAAGCGCACCATGGGCTACACCCCGAGCACCTGCCGCCTGGTCTGA